The DNA window GCGCTGATCTCGGCCTTGCCGACCCGCTGCTGCCAGTCCTTCAGGTCGGTGACCAGCTCGTCGGCGAGGGTCTTCTCCTCGGCGCCGATCTTCTTGTCCTCCCAGAGCGCCTTCTCCAGGCGGTGCCAGCCGGTCCACTTCTGACCGTCCTCAAGGCCGTCCGCCCGGGTGTCGGTCTTGGGGTCGATGTCACCGAAGCTCTCGGCGACCGGCTCGGTACGCTCCCAGCCGACCCGGGAGGGGGCGAAGAGCGCCTTGGCCTGCTCCAGGTTGCCGGCCTTGATCGCATCGGCGAACTTCTGCACCACCGGGATGGTGAGGTCGGCCTGCTCCTGGGCGTAGGTGCGGTACGCGGCGACCGCGGCGTCCAGCCGGGGGTCGCCCTTGGCGGGGGCGCCCTTGCCGGTGACGGTGATCTTCTGGCGGATGCCGTCGCCCTTCATCCCGGGCTTGCAGGCGATCTCGTAGGAACCGGCCTTGATCTGGGCGGTGATGGTGGCCTTGGTGCCGGGGCCGATGTTCTCCCGCTCGGTGACGATCCGGTCGCCCGGAGCGTAGACATAGACCTCGGTGACCCGGGAGCCCTTGTTGTGGATCGCCAGGTCCACCGGGCCCGCCGGGAACTCGGTCTTGGAGACCTCGCAGGCGCTGTCGCTCGCCTCGACCTTGATCGCATCGTCGGAGGAACCCGACGCGCTCTTCTCCGCGCACCCGGTGACGGCGGTGCACAGCACAGCGAGCGAGAGCACGGAGGCTGCGGTGAGGCGGCGGGCGGGCATGCGGACTCCCGGGTTTCGGAGGACTGACCGGCCCTGGGACCGGAAGAAGAGGCAGAGCCAAGTTATATGAGCCTTACCTCACCTGATTACCCAGGGCGCGTGATTCTCACCACGCCTGCGCGTTCGGGGCCCCACGCCGGGCCCGGACCGGGTATGCGCGCAGACCGCCGGGAGGCGGGGCGCGGGGCGCGGGAAGCGGGGTCAGCCGAGAGTCTTGACCAGCCGCTCGAAGCGCAGGTCGGGGCGGAGCGGCAGGCCGAACCGCTCGTCCCCGTACGGGAAGGGCAGGGTCTCGCCGGTGCGGCGGTAGCCGCGCCGCTCGTACCAGGCGATCAGGTCCTCGCGCTGCACGATCACCGTCATCTCCATCGCGGAGCAGTGCCACTCCTCACGGGCCGTCCGCTCCGCCTCGGCGAGGACCGCCCTGCCGATCCCGCCGCCCTGCCGGTCCGGGCGCACCGAGAACATCCCGAAGTAGGCGGTGGTGCCGCGCCGTTCCAGCTGGCAGCAGGCCAGCAGTTCGCCGTCCCGCTCCACGGCCAGCAGCCGGCTGCCCTCGTCGGTGATGACCTCGGTCACACCCTGCGGATCGGTGCGCTGCCCGGCCAGCAGATGGGCCTCGGTGGTCCAGCCACCACGGTTCTCGCCTCGGTAGGCGGACTCCACCAGCGCCACCACGGCGGGTACGTCGGCCTCCACCGCCGTACGGAAGGTGAGGGGGCTGGGGCTGGGGCTGGGGCTGGTGGAGGGCAGGGGGTCGACGGTGGCCACGGCCGGGTCCTTTCTGCGATGCGGCTCGGACCGCCGGTCTGCGTCGGCTGTGCTGCTGACGCCGATGGCGGTCCTACGGCGGTCCTACGGCGGTCCTCTGGCGGTCCGACGGCCGAGGCTAGCGGCAGCCGGGCGCCCGGTCCGCCCCCGGCCACCCCTTGATACCCCCGTGCGCCCCCCTGCGCGCCCTGCTCGGCGCGGGCCCGCTCGGTGACCGTGGAGAGGCGATCACGCTGCCGGCCGGAGGGGATGCCGATGCACGGAGCTCCTGTTCTCGGCTGGCTGCTCGCGGCACTCACGGGTGCCGCGGGCCTCTACTGCCTGGCGCGGGTCTGGCGACCCGCGACCGGGGCCGGCTGCGCCGGCGCCGCCCAGCGCGGCGCAGCCGGGCGGGAGTCGGACGCCGCCGAAGCGCTGATGGGGCTGGGCATGGCCGCGATGGCGCTGCCGCTGGCCCGCCACGGCGGGCTGCCGCCGACCGCCTGGGCGGCGGTCTTCGGCGGCGTCGGCGCCTGGTTCGCGGCCGGTGCGCTGCGCCGGAGCGCGGCCCGGGACCGGGCGCACCGGCTGCACCATGCGCTGGGCGCGGGCGCGATGGTGTACATGGCCCTGGCGATGGCGGTCGGCGGGACCGCCGGGCCGCACGGGACGGGCCACTCCGGCATGGCCGGGGGGCCTCCGCTGCCGCTGCTGACCGGGCTGCTGCTGGTCTACTTCGGCGGCTATGCGCTCTGGGCGGGCAGCGGGCTGCTGCGCTCGGGGGGCGTGGCCGCCGCGTCGGGCGGTCGCACGCTGCTGCTCGCGCCGGGGTTGGCGCGGGAGTGCCGGTTGGTGATGGGGCTCGGGATGTTCGCCATGCTTCTCACGGGATGAGGGGCTTCTCACGGGATGAGAGGCTTCTCACGGGATGCGGGGCTTCTCACCGGATGAGGGGCTTCTGACGGGATGAGGGGCTGCTGACCCGGTTGCGGGGCCCCTGGCCGGGCGTCGGCAGCGCGCCGGGGTGTCCTTGGTCACGCCTGTCCCGAAAGCCGTTCCACGAGCAGGCCGGGCGGCCTAGGTTGGACGGGCACGCACCATCGCGCGCCGACCGTACCCGGGAGCCCGCTGCCATGACAGCCCTGCTCGGCCTGATGCTGCTCTGTCTGCTGCTGTCCACGGTCATGCCCCGTGTGCTGGCGCGGGCGAAGTGGCCCGAGCGCGAACCCGTGCTGGCGCTGGGCGTCTGGCAGTGCCTGGTGGTCTCGGTGCTGCTCTGCTGCGGGCTGGGGCTGGCGCTGGCCGCCTCGGCGGCGCTGCCCGCCGTGCGCGAGGTGCTCTTCTCGGTGGCGCCGCGTCAGGTGGAGGACGCCTACGGCTTCGCGGGCAGCGAGCAGTGGGGGGCGGTGGCCGCGCTGCTGCTGGCGTACGGGGGCCTGCACACCGCGCTGTCGCTGGTCCGCGAGATACGGGTGGCGCGGGCGGCCCGCAGCCGCCGACAGGCCGAGCTGGCGCTGCTCGCTCCGGAGCTGCCGCCCGCGGCGGCGGTGTACGAGCCGAGCCGTGAGCGCGAGCGGCTGGTGGTGCTGGAGAGCCTGCAACCGGCCGCCTGGTCGCTGCCGGGCCCGTCCGCCCGGCTGGTGGTGACCACGGGGGCGCTGCGGCGGCTGAGCGACCGCGAGCTGGCAGCGGTGCTGGACCATGAGCGCGGCCATGTCCGCGCACGCCACCACTGGCTGTTGCAGTGTGCGGAGGCGCTGGCGGCGGGCTTCCCCGGGGTCGCGGTGTTCGGCGCCTTCCGTGACGAGGTGGGGCGGCTGGTGGAGCTGGCGGCGGACGACACCGCGTCGCGGCGGCATGGGCGGCTGGCCACCGCGCTGGCGCTGGTGGAGCTGAACTCCGGGCTCGGGGTGTTCGGTGACTGCCCGGCGCAGCTGGCGCAGGTGCCCCGGCGGGTGGACCGGCTGCTCGCGGGCGAGCCCCGGCTGCCGGTGGGCCACCGGGTGCGGCTGACCGCCGCCGGGCTGACCGCGCTCACCGTCCCGGTGCTGCTGGCGTTCGCGCCGGGGCTGCACGCGCTGCTCTGAACCGGCGGCCGGCCCCGACCGGTCGGGTCCCGGGGCGCCGCGCGGGCGCGACCTGCGGCGCGGCGGGCATCCGGGCGAGAGTGCCCTGCGGGGCCGTCAGATCGGGTTACCCTTCCGGCAAGTGTCCTCCAGCCGCACCCCGGTCGGCGGCCGCACCCCGGTACCGCCCGGGTGTGCCCGGTGGTGACCGGGGCAGGCGTTTGTTCGGGTGATTCGTCCGTGGTCGTCTTCGTTCTCGGTATCGGCGCCGCCTGCTGCCTCGGGCTGGGCTTCGTCCTCCAGCAGCACGCGGCGCAGCGAGCGCCGCGCTCCGACTTCCTTTCCTGGCGGCTGCTGCTGGCCCTGGTGCGGGACCCCGAATGGCTGCTCGGGATCGCCTTCATGATCGGCGGTCAGGTGCTGAGCGCCCTGGCGCTGGACCAGGGCGAGGTGTCGCTGGTCGAACCGCTGCTGGCGACCAATCTGCTCTTCGCCATGGCCCTGGCGCGGGTGCTGACCCGTCAGGTGCTGGGCCGCTCGGGCTGGTGCGGGGTGCTGCTGCTGGCGGCGGGGGTCACCGCGTTCATCGTGGCGGGCCGCCCGCGCGGCGGCGGTGCGGAGGCGGACGCGCTGCGGCACTGGCTGGTGCTGGGGGTGGTGGCGGGGCTGGCGCTGCTGCTGGTGTCGACGGCCCGGCGGATGCCGCTGGTGGCGGAGGCCGCGCCGCTGGCCCTGGCGGCGGGCCTGCTGTACGGGTTGCAGGACGCGCTGACCCGTACCACCGCCCAGCGGATCGGCGTCGACGGGGTGGGCGCGGCGCTGCGCGGCTGGGAGCCGTACACGGTGCTGGCGATCGGCGTGCTGGGGCTGATCCTGGTGCAGAGCGCCTTCGGGGCGGCGCCGTTGAAGATGTCGCTGCCGGCGCTGACGGCGGCGCAGCCGCTGGCCGGGATCGCCTGCGGTGTGGGGTTCCTGGGCGACCGGCTGCGGCTGACGCCGGGGGCGATGGCGTGGGAGGCGGCGGGCCTGCTCTGCATTGTGCTGGGGGTGGTGGTGATCGGGCGCCATCCGGCGCTGCCGGACGCCTGCGAGGCGGGCGGCGCCTCGGCCCAGGGGCTGCTGGAGCGGACGGCGGGGCGGCGGTAGGGCGCTCGGGCCAGGGCGGCGCAGGTCAGGTCAGGGCCTGGACCGAGGCGGCGTCCGCGTCCACGTCGGCGTCCGGGGAGAGGACCCGGGCCAGCACCTCGCGCTGGGTGGGCCTGGCCTCCTGGTAGCGGCTGCGGCCGGCCGGGGTGAGGGAGACGAAGATGCCGCGCCGGTCGGCGCTGCACATGGCGCGCTCGACCAGGCCGTTCTTCTCCAGCCGCCCGATCAGCCGGGAGAGTGCGCTCTGGCTGAGGTGCACGGCTGCGGAGAGCTCCTGGACGCGCAGCTTCTCGCAGCCGCCGCTCACGCTCTCGGCCAGCCGCTCCAGGACCTCGAACTCGCTCATCCCGAGTCCATGGCGGTCGTTGAGTTCGCGGTCGAGGGCACACGCGGTGGCGGCGTGGCGGGCGAGCAGATCGCGCCACTCCTCCACGAGGGCCCGCTCGGCGGCGGGGTCCAGGTCAGGCACGGCCCCATGGTAGCAGCTGCGGCAGAACTTAATGCGTTCACACTAAATTCATGTGCATTGGTTGCACATGCATGTACTCTGCTGCACATGACCACGACCGAAGAGCGCTGGAGCCCACGCCTGTGGGGCACCCTCGTCGTCCTCTGCGCCGCCTTGTTCCTCGATGCCCTGGACGTCTCGATGGTGGGCGTGGCGCTCCCCTCCATCCGCACCGAACTCGGCCTGTCCACCTCGTCCCTGCAATGGGTGGTCAGCGGATACGTCCTCGGCTACGGCGGTCTGCTGCTGCTCGGCGGCCGGGCCGCAGACCTGCTGGGCCGCCGCCGGGTCTTCCTGATCGCCCTCGGCGTCTTCGCCGCCGCCTCGCTCTTCGGCGGCATGGTCGACAGCGGCGGCCTGCTGATCGCCTCGCGCTTCCTCAAGGGCATCGCCGCGGCCTTCACCGCCCCGGCCGGACTGTCGATCATCACCACCACCTTCGCCGAGGGTCCGGCCCGCAACCGCGCCCTCTCCATCTACACCACCTGCGGCGCCAGCGGCTTCTCGCTGGGCCTGGTGCTCAGCGGTGTGCTCACCGAGGTCGGCTGGCGGTGGACCTTCCTCTCCCCGGTACCGGTCGCGCTGCTCGCCCTGGCCGCCGGAATCCGGCTGATCCCCCGCCAGACCGGGCCCGAGCGCACCGGCGGCGGCTACGACCTGGCGGGCGCGGTGACCGCCACCGGCGGGCTGCTGCTGCTCGTCTACACCGTCACCGAGGCGCAGGGCGCCGGCTGGGCGAGCGCCCGCACGGTGCTGTCGCTGCTGGCCGTGGCCGCCCTCTTCGCCGCCTTCGTGGCCGTGGAGCGGCGCACCGCGCACCCGCTGGTACGGCTCACCATCTTCCGCAACGGCAGCGTCACCCGGGCCAATCTGGCGGCGCTGGCCTTCTTCGGCACGTACACCGGGTTCCAGTTCGTCGCCACCCTCTACCTCCAGACCCTGCTCGGCTGGTCGGCGCTGGAGATGGCCCTCGGCTTCCTGCCCGCCGGAGTGCTGGTGGCGGTGGCCTCCACCCGGATGGGCGCCATCGTGGACCGGTTCGGCACCTCCCGGCTGATGGTGGCGGGCTTCGCGGCGCTGGTGGCCGGCTATGCGCTCTTCCTGCGGATCGGGGTGCACGGCTCGTACCCGGGCCTGGTGCTGCCCAGCATGATCCTGATCGGTGTCGCCTGCGCCCTGTGCATCCCCTCGCTCAACATCGCGGCCACCAGCGGGGTCTCCGACGAGGAGCAGGGACTGGCCTCCGGGCTGGTCAACACCTCCTTCCAGGTGGGCGGCGCGGTGGTACTCGCGGTGGTCACCGCCGTGGTGACGGCGGGCAGCGGCGGCGGCACCTCCGCACAGGCGCAGTTGGACGGCTACCGCCCGGCGGTCGCCCTGGTGACCGGCGTGGCGCTGCTGGGCCTGCTGGCGACGCTGGCGGGGGTGGTGCTGGACCGCCGCCGGCTGGTGGCGGCCACCCGCGCCGCCGCCGTCGCCGTCCCCGACTACCGCTACCCCGGCCCGGAGACGTCCGACGCGCCCTCCCCCGCCACCGCTTCCGGCGGGACCGCAGACCCGGCAGCCTCGGCGGCGTCCATCCGACGCTGACGCCGCAGGCAGCCGCTCCCGGGGGGCGGCAGGGCCCGGACCACCCGGTCCGGGCCCTGCCGGCTATGGCGGTGCTGCACGGTGACGGCCTGCGGGAGACTGCGCACCCGGCAGACGGGGGGCAGGGCATGGCCGGGCAGACGACGTCGCCATCCGTGATCAGCCGGCAGCCGCCCTGAGGGCTCTGCCCTGAGGACCACGAACGGCGGGCGTCTGCTCACCGATCCCCCGTTTCGGTGAGCAGACGCCCGGTGTCGGGGCATGGCGGACTCTCCAGGAACGGTCCGCCCGCGCCCCGGCCGTCGTCGGCGGCCCCAGTATATTGACTGGGAGCCAACCAACGTATGGAGCACGATGTCACCTCGACGGGCCTCGGTCAATGAGGAGATGCGCAGGCGTTCCCAGGAGCGCATCATGCGGGCGACCGTCGAGCTGGTCGACAAGCAGGGCTACGCCGGGACGACGCTGGCGGACATCGCCGAGCACGCGGGGCTGGCCCGGGGGCTGGTGTCGTACTACTTCGCAGGGAAGCACCTGCTGCTGCAGTCGGCGGTGCACCGGGAGATGCATCTGCACCTGGCGGCCGAGCTGGACCGGCTCCCCGAGGACGCCTCGCCCGATACGCGGCTGGCCTGCGCGGTCGACGCCATCCTGGGGTTCGCGCTGGCCCATCCCCGCCTGATGCGCTCCCACCTGGCGCTGATCCTGGACCCGGACTCGGGGGCGTTTGTGCAGGATCCCGAGCAGCAGCGGCTGGGCGCGCTGCTCCAGGGAGTGCTGCACGGGCGCGGGTCGGCGGATCCGGCCGCCGACCATGCGGTGCTGCGCAGCTCGCTGATGGGCGGCTGCATCGGGGTACTGCTGCCGGGCGCGGAGACCCCACTGGTCCCGATCCGGGCCGACCTGTTCGCCCGCTACGGGCTGGCGTGGGAGCTGGGCACGCCGCCGCAACCGCAGCCGCCGCCCGGGTTCCGGCCGACCGGGGCTGCCGTGGACCGCTGCTGACGGGTGCCCGGTCAGCCCTCCACCAGGATCGACTTCAGCAGGTCCACGGTCTGCTCCGGAGTCAGGCTGTCGACGCAGAGCCGCTCCATGACCTGGATGTAGGAGTCGACGTCGTCGCGCTTGTCCAGATAGAGGGCGCTGGTGAGCTGCTCCAGATAGACGACGTCGGCGAGGTCCTGCTCGGGGAAGCGCAGGATGGTGAAGGCGCCGCTCTCCGCCGCGTGGCAGCCGAACCG is part of the Peterkaempfera bronchialis genome and encodes:
- a CDS encoding GNAT family N-acetyltransferase, which codes for MATVDPLPSTSPSPSPSPLTFRTAVEADVPAVVALVESAYRGENRGGWTTEAHLLAGQRTDPQGVTEVITDEGSRLLAVERDGELLACCQLERRGTTAYFGMFSVRPDRQGGGIGRAVLAEAERTAREEWHCSAMEMTVIVQREDLIAWYERRGYRRTGETLPFPYGDERFGLPLRPDLRFERLVKTLG
- a CDS encoding DUF5134 domain-containing protein, whose amino-acid sequence is MHGAPVLGWLLAALTGAAGLYCLARVWRPATGAGCAGAAQRGAAGRESDAAEALMGLGMAAMALPLARHGGLPPTAWAAVFGGVGAWFAAGALRRSAARDRAHRLHHALGAGAMVYMALAMAVGGTAGPHGTGHSGMAGGPPLPLLTGLLLVYFGGYALWAGSGLLRSGGVAAASGGRTLLLAPGLARECRLVMGLGMFAMLLTG
- a CDS encoding M56 family metallopeptidase, translating into MTALLGLMLLCLLLSTVMPRVLARAKWPEREPVLALGVWQCLVVSVLLCCGLGLALAASAALPAVREVLFSVAPRQVEDAYGFAGSEQWGAVAALLLAYGGLHTALSLVREIRVARAARSRRQAELALLAPELPPAAAVYEPSRERERLVVLESLQPAAWSLPGPSARLVVTTGALRRLSDRELAAVLDHERGHVRARHHWLLQCAEALAAGFPGVAVFGAFRDEVGRLVELAADDTASRRHGRLATALALVELNSGLGVFGDCPAQLAQVPRRVDRLLAGEPRLPVGHRVRLTAAGLTALTVPVLLAFAPGLHALL
- a CDS encoding TetR/AcrR family transcriptional regulator, encoding MSPRRASVNEEMRRRSQERIMRATVELVDKQGYAGTTLADIAEHAGLARGLVSYYFAGKHLLLQSAVHREMHLHLAAELDRLPEDASPDTRLACAVDAILGFALAHPRLMRSHLALILDPDSGAFVQDPEQQRLGALLQGVLHGRGSADPAADHAVLRSSLMGGCIGVLLPGAETPLVPIRADLFARYGLAWELGTPPQPQPPPGFRPTGAAVDRC
- a CDS encoding MFS transporter, yielding MTTTEERWSPRLWGTLVVLCAALFLDALDVSMVGVALPSIRTELGLSTSSLQWVVSGYVLGYGGLLLLGGRAADLLGRRRVFLIALGVFAAASLFGGMVDSGGLLIASRFLKGIAAAFTAPAGLSIITTTFAEGPARNRALSIYTTCGASGFSLGLVLSGVLTEVGWRWTFLSPVPVALLALAAGIRLIPRQTGPERTGGGYDLAGAVTATGGLLLLVYTVTEAQGAGWASARTVLSLLAVAALFAAFVAVERRTAHPLVRLTIFRNGSVTRANLAALAFFGTYTGFQFVATLYLQTLLGWSALEMALGFLPAGVLVAVASTRMGAIVDRFGTSRLMVAGFAALVAGYALFLRIGVHGSYPGLVLPSMILIGVACALCIPSLNIAATSGVSDEEQGLASGLVNTSFQVGGAVVLAVVTAVVTAGSGGGTSAQAQLDGYRPAVALVTGVALLGLLATLAGVVLDRRRLVAATRAAAVAVPDYRYPGPETSDAPSPATASGGTADPAASAASIRR
- a CDS encoding DMT family transporter, translating into MVVFVLGIGAACCLGLGFVLQQHAAQRAPRSDFLSWRLLLALVRDPEWLLGIAFMIGGQVLSALALDQGEVSLVEPLLATNLLFAMALARVLTRQVLGRSGWCGVLLLAAGVTAFIVAGRPRGGGAEADALRHWLVLGVVAGLALLLVSTARRMPLVAEAAPLALAAGLLYGLQDALTRTTAQRIGVDGVGAALRGWEPYTVLAIGVLGLILVQSAFGAAPLKMSLPALTAAQPLAGIACGVGFLGDRLRLTPGAMAWEAAGLLCIVLGVVVIGRHPALPDACEAGGASAQGLLERTAGRR
- the efeO gene encoding iron uptake system protein EfeO: MPARRLTAASVLSLAVLCTAVTGCAEKSASGSSDDAIKVEASDSACEVSKTEFPAGPVDLAIHNKGSRVTEVYVYAPGDRIVTERENIGPGTKATITAQIKAGSYEIACKPGMKGDGIRQKITVTGKGAPAKGDPRLDAAVAAYRTYAQEQADLTIPVVQKFADAIKAGNLEQAKALFAPSRVGWERTEPVAESFGDIDPKTDTRADGLEDGQKWTGWHRLEKALWEDKKIGAEEKTLADELVTDLKDWQQRVGKAEISATSMANGAKELLDEVATGKVTGEEDRYSHTDLWDFNANVEGAKKAYELLKPVASEKDPALAATLDREFASLETLLATYRKGDGYVAYDKVTPAERKTFSNAVNALAEPLSKLAAAVAR
- a CDS encoding MarR family winged helix-turn-helix transcriptional regulator — translated: MPDLDPAAERALVEEWRDLLARHAATACALDRELNDRHGLGMSEFEVLERLAESVSGGCEKLRVQELSAAVHLSQSALSRLIGRLEKNGLVERAMCSADRRGIFVSLTPAGRSRYQEARPTQREVLARVLSPDADVDADAASVQALT